The stretch of DNA AAGCAAAGAAGATTTGAATGGGGAATTTTTGAAAGTAAAGATCAACAAGATTACACCGGGTCCATTGTATGGAGAAGTTGTAAAGACTATCTACACGAGCGTTTAATATATAGAAAAAGGGGTGTCCACACTTGACATATGGAAAAGTCTATGAATCTTTATCATTTTATAGCCAAGCACTTAAAAGTCAAATGAAATATTCTATTTATCTCCCACCCAAATACGACATTGAAACCAGGAAATATCCCACTGTTTATCTGTTACATGGACATGGGGGAAACGAAATAAGTTGGCTAAGAAAAGGTCGAGTAGACCAAAGTTTGGATCTAATGATAAATAACAATGAAATTCCTCCTTTCGTAGCCGTAATGCCAGATGCTAAGAACAGTTGGTACGTTAACTCTCCAACAGGTGTGAACTATGAAACCGCCTTGATAGAAGATCTTATTCAACATATAGAAACTCAGTACAAGGTTTATAGCGAGCGTTCATCAAGGTTCATAGCTGGTCTATCTATGGGAGGATACGGTGCCTTAAGGTTGGCATTTAAGTATCCTGATTTGTTTTTGTCTGTTGCAAGCTTAAGTGGTGGGATAACCAAAGAGGCACCTCCTGAAAAAGAGTTTGATTTAGATGGGAACGAAGTTAATGTCAGAGAAGATTACTATCATGATGCTTTTGGTTGGCCTTTTGACCCGGAGTTATGGGAAAAAGAAAATATTTTTAATTATATAGAAAACGTGAAACAAAGCGAGTTAGAACTCCCAGTTTATCTTTCTTGTGGAAGTGAGGATTATTTTTACCTATATTTAGGTGTTTCTGAACTGCACCATGAATTAAGATTGAATGGCATAGCTTCAAGTCTTTTTATAAAACCCGGAGACCATAATTGGTTTCTTTGGAGTGAAGAAATAAAAGAAGTATTAAGGTTCTTTACAAAAAACATGCTTATAATCCATTAAGGAGCGAATTTATGGATAAAAAGAATAGAACCTATAGGTTAGTAATGAATTCTTTGTTTATAGTTCTATCTATACTTTTGTCTAGATTATTAGCGATTAGGATTCCCATAGGTAATGTTGAAGTTATTAGATTTGGGTTTGGAACGATTCCTGTGTTTCTTTCTACCTTTATTTTTGGACCCTTAGATGGTTTTCTTGTTGGTGGTTTATCTGATTTGATTGGTTATTGGATAAATCCAATGGGGGCGTTTCTTCCTCAGTTTACGTTGACTTCGGCTTTACATGGTTTGATTCCAGGTATAGTTTTTTGGTACTTTTTTAAGAGAAGAATAAATT from Petrotoga olearia DSM 13574 encodes:
- a CDS encoding alpha/beta hydrolase, which translates into the protein MTYGKVYESLSFYSQALKSQMKYSIYLPPKYDIETRKYPTVYLLHGHGGNEISWLRKGRVDQSLDLMINNNEIPPFVAVMPDAKNSWYVNSPTGVNYETALIEDLIQHIETQYKVYSERSSRFIAGLSMGGYGALRLAFKYPDLFLSVASLSGGITKEAPPEKEFDLDGNEVNVREDYYHDAFGWPFDPELWEKENIFNYIENVKQSELELPVYLSCGSEDYFYLYLGVSELHHELRLNGIASSLFIKPGDHNWFLWSEEIKEVLRFFTKNMLIIH
- a CDS encoding folate family ECF transporter S component translates to MDKKNRTYRLVMNSLFIVLSILLSRLLAIRIPIGNVEVIRFGFGTIPVFLSTFIFGPLDGFLVGGLSDLIGYWINPMGAFLPQFTLTSALHGLIPGIVFWYFFKRRINYWSLAISCGLGEVVGITLTPFFLHNAFGIPYTVLMPPRLGGYVVSFFLNALIMLLLLTRIPQINKLMEKE